From a region of the Zingiber officinale cultivar Zhangliang chromosome 4B, Zo_v1.1, whole genome shotgun sequence genome:
- the LOC121975625 gene encoding protein CHUP1, chloroplastic-like isoform X1, translating into MLARGKEMLLEIEMEDERPLLPRLCMAVAIHLTSYIVGYLNVSSSKVEGTDESETENKSNLNSPTFSRRGLKDDLLALQDQRKEEPLAKIVHGTPSTTMKITNHDIAQQCPKSPMEAEGLPLQEVVEEPDLRERSRSLETEMLEWYALKEQEGAIRELENRLRTALLETNRLALKIESLKEENQRLKLEASDSSRTKRELESERTNVTQIKRKMESLRVQAREKIASLEKRINSLHEEVERKESRETSDALYESNRSKEELEEEAAELRLKNSMLTKENLELGQRLDKLAKVLDELNQLREANQELKNTLEQLRADHCADLEELVYLKWLNACLRYEQDHQISLGRAEAKDLSNCLSPNSEEKAKQLILEYAFAGFDNIEYSSQDEPTVDEPSTKKDIHARKSKLLGKLNKMVRKNGSKGTSGSTRSNDEPGKGLCFDNIAYSPATETREKKASWFRAACRSALFGADQKRSGLDQEGKVARCKSDLGTFYNFRRKARNSMNDQIDSFRLELDSVRINKYAEALLSSRSSLEI; encoded by the exons ATGCTAGCTAGAGGAAAGGAAATGTTGCTGGAGATCGAGATGGAGGACGAACGACCATTGCTTCCTCGACTATGCATGGCCGTAGCAATTCATCTCACCAGCTACATCGTTGGCTACCTCAACGTATCCAGCTCCAAAG TCGAAGGAACGGATGAATCTGAAACTGAGAATAAATCAAACCTCAACAGTCCCACTTTTTCACGCCGAGGCCTCAAAGACGATCTCCTTGCCCTGCAAGATCAAAGA AAAGAAGAACCTCTTGCAAAAATCGTCCATGGAACTCCTTCGACAACAATGAAGATCACCAACCATGACATCGCTCAACAATGTCCTAAAAGCCCAATGGAGGCAGAGGGGCTCCCTTTGCAGGAAGTAGTTGAAGAACCAGATCTCAGGGAGAGGAGCAGGAGCCTTGAGACCGAAATGCTCGAGTGGTATGCATTGAAAGAGCAGGAGGGCGCCATTAGAGAGCTTGAAAATCGACTGAGAACAGCATTGCTAGAGACGAATCGTTTGGCACTCAAGATCGAGTCCCTAAAAGAAGAGAACCAGCGGCTCAAGCTTGAAGCATCAGATTCCTCGAGAACCAAGCGAGAGCTCGAATCTGAAAGGACGAATGTAACGCAAATCAAAAGGAAAATGGAATCTCTTCGCGTTCAGGCCAGAGAGAAGATAGCGTCCCTGGAGAAAAGGATTAACTCGCTGCATGAAGAGGTGGAGCGCAAGGAAAGCAGAGAGACATCTGATGCACTTTATGAGTCGAACAGGTCTAAAGAAGAACTAGAAGAGGAGGCTGCTGAACTAAGACTGAAGAACTCCATGCTGACGAAGGAAAATCTGGAATTGGGGCAACGTTTGGACAAACTG GCAAAAGTCTTGGACGAACTCAACCAATTGAGAGAAGCAAACCAGGAATTGAAGAACACGTTAGAGCAGCTTCGTGCTGACCACTGTGCGGACTTGGAGGAACTAGTCTATCTCAAATGGCTCAACGCCTGTCTGCGGTATGAGCAGGATCATCAGATATCTCTGGGAAGAGCAGAAGCCAAGGATCTAAGCAACTGTTTGAGCCCAAACTCAGAGGAGAAAGCCAAGCAGCTCATACTTGAGTATGCATTTGCAGGTTTTGACAATATTGAATACTCTTCACAGGATGAACCCACAGTCGATGAGCCGTCAACAAAAAAAGACATCCATGCAAGAAAATCAAAGCTTCTTGGCAAACTTAATAAGATGGTAAGGAAAAACGGCAGCAAAGGAACATCTGGTTCGACTCGTTCTAATGATGAACCCGGAAAAGGACTTTGTTTTGACAACATTGCATATTCTCCTGCTACGGAAACAAGGGAGAAAAAGGCGTCTTGGTTTCGAGCTGCTTGTAGATCTGCTTTATTTGGTGCAGATCAGAAGAGGAGTGGGTTAGATCAAGAGGGTAAAGTTGCACGCTGCAAGAGTGACCTGGGCACTTTCTACAATTTCAGAAGAAAGGCGAGAAATAGCATGAATGACCAGATTGATTCATTTCGCCTAGAACTTGATAGCGTACGGATAAATAAGTATGCCGAAGCTTTATTGAGTTCTCGTAGTTCATTAGAAATATAG
- the LOC121975625 gene encoding protein CHUP1, chloroplastic-like isoform X2 — protein MLLEIEMEDERPLLPRLCMAVAIHLTSYIVGYLNVSSSKVEGTDESETENKSNLNSPTFSRRGLKDDLLALQDQRKEEPLAKIVHGTPSTTMKITNHDIAQQCPKSPMEAEGLPLQEVVEEPDLRERSRSLETEMLEWYALKEQEGAIRELENRLRTALLETNRLALKIESLKEENQRLKLEASDSSRTKRELESERTNVTQIKRKMESLRVQAREKIASLEKRINSLHEEVERKESRETSDALYESNRSKEELEEEAAELRLKNSMLTKENLELGQRLDKLAKVLDELNQLREANQELKNTLEQLRADHCADLEELVYLKWLNACLRYEQDHQISLGRAEAKDLSNCLSPNSEEKAKQLILEYAFAGFDNIEYSSQDEPTVDEPSTKKDIHARKSKLLGKLNKMVRKNGSKGTSGSTRSNDEPGKGLCFDNIAYSPATETREKKASWFRAACRSALFGADQKRSGLDQEGKVARCKSDLGTFYNFRRKARNSMNDQIDSFRLELDSVRINKYAEALLSSRSSLEI, from the exons ATGTTGCTGGAGATCGAGATGGAGGACGAACGACCATTGCTTCCTCGACTATGCATGGCCGTAGCAATTCATCTCACCAGCTACATCGTTGGCTACCTCAACGTATCCAGCTCCAAAG TCGAAGGAACGGATGAATCTGAAACTGAGAATAAATCAAACCTCAACAGTCCCACTTTTTCACGCCGAGGCCTCAAAGACGATCTCCTTGCCCTGCAAGATCAAAGA AAAGAAGAACCTCTTGCAAAAATCGTCCATGGAACTCCTTCGACAACAATGAAGATCACCAACCATGACATCGCTCAACAATGTCCTAAAAGCCCAATGGAGGCAGAGGGGCTCCCTTTGCAGGAAGTAGTTGAAGAACCAGATCTCAGGGAGAGGAGCAGGAGCCTTGAGACCGAAATGCTCGAGTGGTATGCATTGAAAGAGCAGGAGGGCGCCATTAGAGAGCTTGAAAATCGACTGAGAACAGCATTGCTAGAGACGAATCGTTTGGCACTCAAGATCGAGTCCCTAAAAGAAGAGAACCAGCGGCTCAAGCTTGAAGCATCAGATTCCTCGAGAACCAAGCGAGAGCTCGAATCTGAAAGGACGAATGTAACGCAAATCAAAAGGAAAATGGAATCTCTTCGCGTTCAGGCCAGAGAGAAGATAGCGTCCCTGGAGAAAAGGATTAACTCGCTGCATGAAGAGGTGGAGCGCAAGGAAAGCAGAGAGACATCTGATGCACTTTATGAGTCGAACAGGTCTAAAGAAGAACTAGAAGAGGAGGCTGCTGAACTAAGACTGAAGAACTCCATGCTGACGAAGGAAAATCTGGAATTGGGGCAACGTTTGGACAAACTG GCAAAAGTCTTGGACGAACTCAACCAATTGAGAGAAGCAAACCAGGAATTGAAGAACACGTTAGAGCAGCTTCGTGCTGACCACTGTGCGGACTTGGAGGAACTAGTCTATCTCAAATGGCTCAACGCCTGTCTGCGGTATGAGCAGGATCATCAGATATCTCTGGGAAGAGCAGAAGCCAAGGATCTAAGCAACTGTTTGAGCCCAAACTCAGAGGAGAAAGCCAAGCAGCTCATACTTGAGTATGCATTTGCAGGTTTTGACAATATTGAATACTCTTCACAGGATGAACCCACAGTCGATGAGCCGTCAACAAAAAAAGACATCCATGCAAGAAAATCAAAGCTTCTTGGCAAACTTAATAAGATGGTAAGGAAAAACGGCAGCAAAGGAACATCTGGTTCGACTCGTTCTAATGATGAACCCGGAAAAGGACTTTGTTTTGACAACATTGCATATTCTCCTGCTACGGAAACAAGGGAGAAAAAGGCGTCTTGGTTTCGAGCTGCTTGTAGATCTGCTTTATTTGGTGCAGATCAGAAGAGGAGTGGGTTAGATCAAGAGGGTAAAGTTGCACGCTGCAAGAGTGACCTGGGCACTTTCTACAATTTCAGAAGAAAGGCGAGAAATAGCATGAATGACCAGATTGATTCATTTCGCCTAGAACTTGATAGCGTACGGATAAATAAGTATGCCGAAGCTTTATTGAGTTCTCGTAGTTCATTAGAAATATAG